One genomic window of Desulfurococcus mucosus DSM 2162 includes the following:
- a CDS encoding ATP-binding protein, giving the protein MAKQVGVTHGWSGDGVRIAVSSPGYLPGLGDLLYVREQDRTLILQVVGFEGGIPAPPASIRVSKPDVLSDVSKEIVAIASLFLEVSSTGGEKRLEKPVRPPALMQPVYLMDPGDPEARGILVEISGLTSGRGTGTVPLAYLRTGSYTGSGVKYVREAGLRVEPGSILSKHVLIVGQTGSGKTSGLKGIMVRYARESSEKTGWLVIDRHGEYAEDCSQERFTWRLYEAFSGNKYLSDTLIKAVRLTGGSGVNDICIQGNLRIYEASLSASSIGLRDFLALLENRVKPELVSEIEEFAEIILQALLNIREEDEKHRSIVGEFLTGDSGDEAEANGNVIALIPLIYSNMIVYEGIGAERKDRTGFLKVLVDRGIYTTHVRTMRRYIRAIMGWRTPRRRLQNSASVYVSVIDDSKSVVKVSPLLKDPNTLSWLLNELAKQLNKMEKAGLGEYPWRKVETGSQQIEFRSIEAGSIDEIVGDVDAGNVVILDVSRLSNEQADLVVLTVVRRLFEQRMTMGVEEAKGRPAVTIVSEEAPLYLSPDKVNSPFNPFARIAREGRKFRVGLIAVTQLASMIEKQILGNFNTVIALRTKSRSDIELLKDIGVPSETLPFLGDREGYIYSPDLPVKEPLPVYIPGWYEEDTRGEGDRIPDARVLLDQGV; this is encoded by the coding sequence ATGGCTAAACAGGTCGGGGTAACACACGGGTGGAGCGGGGACGGGGTAAGGATAGCCGTCTCGTCCCCTGGCTACCTCCCAGGTCTGGGAGACCTCCTCTATGTGAGGGAACAGGATAGAACACTCATACTCCAAGTAGTGGGCTTCGAGGGAGGCATACCAGCACCGCCTGCAAGCATAAGGGTCTCGAAGCCCGATGTCCTCAGCGATGTCTCAAAGGAGATCGTGGCGATCGCATCCCTATTCCTCGAGGTATCGAGTACAGGGGGAGAGAAAAGGCTTGAGAAGCCTGTGAGGCCGCCTGCATTAATGCAGCCAGTGTACCTCATGGATCCAGGTGACCCGGAGGCAAGGGGGATACTAGTGGAGATCAGCGGGTTGACGAGCGGCCGTGGCACGGGCACCGTGCCGTTAGCGTACCTGAGGACGGGATCCTACACCGGGAGCGGGGTTAAGTACGTGAGGGAAGCCGGCCTCAGAGTGGAGCCGGGAAGCATTCTCAGTAAACACGTGCTTATAGTGGGGCAGACGGGGTCGGGTAAGACAAGCGGCTTAAAGGGCATCATGGTTAGGTATGCGAGGGAGTCCAGTGAGAAAACCGGGTGGCTCGTGATAGATAGGCATGGTGAGTACGCTGAGGACTGCAGCCAGGAGAGGTTCACGTGGCGTCTTTACGAAGCCTTCTCAGGCAATAAGTATCTCAGTGACACCTTGATCAAGGCGGTGAGGCTGACTGGGGGAAGCGGTGTAAACGATATATGTATACAGGGGAACCTCCGGATCTATGAGGCGTCGCTGAGCGCCAGCAGCATAGGGTTAAGGGATTTCCTAGCGCTCCTTGAAAACAGGGTGAAACCGGAGCTCGTCAGCGAGATCGAGGAGTTCGCGGAGATAATATTACAAGCCCTCTTAAACATCCGTGAGGAAGACGAGAAACATAGAAGCATTGTAGGCGAGTTCCTCACAGGCGACAGCGGGGATGAGGCGGAAGCAAACGGCAATGTCATAGCGTTGATCCCCTTGATCTACAGCAACATGATAGTATACGAGGGCATCGGTGCAGAGAGGAAGGACAGGACGGGATTCCTCAAGGTCCTCGTCGACAGGGGGATTTACACCACCCATGTGAGAACCATGAGGAGGTACATAAGGGCGATCATGGGGTGGAGGACGCCGCGTAGGAGGCTCCAGAACTCGGCTTCGGTATACGTGAGCGTCATAGATGACTCGAAGAGCGTTGTAAAGGTCAGCCCACTACTCAAGGATCCCAATACATTGAGCTGGCTGCTCAACGAGCTGGCGAAGCAACTAAACAAAATGGAGAAAGCAGGGCTGGGTGAATACCCGTGGAGAAAAGTGGAAACAGGGTCGCAGCAAATAGAGTTTAGAAGCATTGAGGCCGGCAGCATTGATGAGATAGTGGGGGATGTAGACGCCGGGAACGTGGTCATCCTAGATGTCTCCAGGCTGAGCAATGAGCAAGCCGACCTAGTGGTCTTAACCGTGGTGAGACGCTTGTTCGAGCAAAGGATGACCATGGGGGTTGAGGAGGCGAAGGGTAGGCCAGCGGTCACAATAGTCTCCGAGGAGGCACCGCTCTACCTGAGCCCTGACAAAGTGAACAGTCCATTCAACCCGTTCGCCAGGATAGCTAGGGAGGGGCGTAAATTCCGCGTCGGCCTCATAGCGGTGACGCAGCTTGCAAGCATGATAGAGAAGCAGATACTCGGAAACTTCAACACTGTGATAGCGTTGAGGACTAAGAGCAGGAGTGACATAGAGTTGCTGAAGGATATAGGTGTGCCGTCGGAGACCCTGCCGTTCCTAGGGGACAGGGAGGGATATATTTACTCACCAGACCTACCTGTTAAAGAACCACTGCCGGTCTACATACCAGGCTGGTATGAGGAGGATACACGAGGGGAGGGCGACAGGATCCCGGATGCCCGTGTCCTGTTAGACCAGGGGGTTTAA
- a CDS encoding metallophosphoesterase family protein produces the protein MVFIHTGDLHLGCNLSEESALSKLYMDVLDEILENALEHRAPLLISGDFFDHYAVSYTLMIEVARRLRRLREAGVEVVAVQGNHDNARGGRGVLDLYSETGLIKLTRYEEREGYLVLHPLKAGGYVFYGVPGFRNQAESRYIKERRVRFTGVGEAGGAPIIVLAHVSVEFAGFKPSAYSEIYGDMDVLENELWSILPGGTRYVALGHVHIPIPFERKFKSNTAYPGAPIGMGINDLRDTARLSGKGVGRRILLVDVEGDIPSVEALELESAPRVFYEKTGFNSIEELKKYLEQAVKTHGDHHAFIIDVEELKTGEAGGLTPFIQELQQKHGKLVYIRLPGETGFEDFFTGVQPPPQATGLTLEDIEDMVLREQAGRLGLPVEKIREILRLLYEERGEKGRRYYQDLYEELKRALRESYSRGRNSGG, from the coding sequence ATGGTGTTCATCCATACAGGGGACCTCCACCTCGGCTGCAATCTCTCCGAGGAGAGCGCTCTCTCCAAGCTATACATGGATGTCCTTGACGAGATACTCGAGAACGCGCTTGAACACAGGGCGCCCCTACTCATCTCAGGAGACTTCTTCGACCACTATGCTGTCAGCTACACGTTAATGATAGAGGTTGCCAGGAGGCTGCGCCGCCTCCGTGAAGCCGGGGTTGAAGTAGTGGCCGTCCAAGGAAACCACGATAACGCCCGCGGCGGCCGCGGCGTACTAGACCTCTACAGTGAAACAGGCTTAATCAAGCTGACCAGGTATGAGGAGAGGGAGGGCTACCTCGTGCTCCACCCGCTTAAGGCAGGCGGCTACGTGTTCTACGGTGTCCCAGGCTTCAGGAACCAGGCTGAGTCAAGGTATATCAAGGAGAGGAGAGTCAGGTTCACCGGTGTAGGTGAAGCCGGGGGCGCCCCCATCATAGTCCTCGCCCATGTAAGCGTGGAGTTCGCTGGCTTCAAGCCAAGTGCCTACAGCGAGATATACGGGGACATGGATGTACTCGAAAACGAGCTCTGGAGTATTCTTCCAGGTGGAACCAGGTATGTTGCATTAGGCCACGTGCACATCCCGATACCATTCGAGAGGAAATTCAAGTCGAATACAGCGTACCCTGGGGCACCCATAGGCATGGGGATCAACGACCTCAGGGATACTGCAAGGCTATCGGGGAAAGGGGTTGGGAGAAGAATACTGTTAGTCGACGTGGAGGGCGACATCCCCTCAGTGGAAGCCCTGGAGCTCGAGTCCGCTCCCAGGGTGTTCTATGAGAAAACCGGCTTCAACAGTATTGAAGAGTTGAAGAAATACTTGGAGCAGGCTGTGAAAACCCATGGAGACCACCACGCCTTCATAATCGACGTCGAGGAGTTGAAGACCGGGGAGGCAGGCGGCCTCACCCCCTTCATCCAGGAGCTACAGCAGAAGCATGGTAAACTAGTCTACATTAGACTCCCAGGTGAAACCGGCTTCGAAGACTTCTTCACAGGTGTACAGCCGCCTCCCCAGGCCACGGGGCTCACCCTAGAGGACATCGAGGACATGGTTCTAAGGGAGCAAGCCGGGAGACTAGGGCTCCCCGTTGAGAAAATACGGGAGATCCTCAGGCTCCTCTACGAGGAGAGAGGGGAGAAGGGTAGGAGGTATTACCAGGATCTCTACGAGGAGCTTAAGAGGGCTCTGAGAGAGTCCTATAGCAGGGGGAGGAACAGTGGTGGATGA
- a CDS encoding threonine synthase, protein MHVKELRCSRCGRRFLLDEKPLTCPSGDLGRLDIVYDYDAISRSISRDALSSRPFNMWRYMEFLPVPSSDYVVSLGEGGTPLLKAKRLGERLGLRNLYLKDETRNPTGSFKDRAMSVSVSMAVYFGFKRAVIASSGNAAASLAAYGARAGIEVYAFVPDFAGYGKIAQLLYYGAKVFKVRWVESEDPTVKMMRILYEKHGFYPSPSFGVFNPYQVEGPKTISMEVSEQLGWTVPSQVFVPTGAASLLTGVFNGFRDLNMVGWVDGYPRLVAVQPEGNHPFVRAWMERADPLRIKPWEKPPETIATGLEDTYPWDGDAGLRALYKTDGYGVVVSDRDIVEAMRMLAGLEGVFAEPSGAAGLAGLVKAVENGEVDRDEVVVVLVTGHGLKDPDIVRKTAPEPPLINPDVEEFKKAAREAYGVSL, encoded by the coding sequence TTGCATGTGAAGGAGCTCCGATGCAGTAGGTGTGGTAGAAGATTCCTCCTCGATGAGAAGCCGTTGACCTGTCCAAGCGGTGACCTAGGCAGGCTTGACATCGTGTACGACTACGATGCCATATCGAGATCCATCAGTAGAGACGCGTTGTCAAGCAGGCCCTTCAACATGTGGAGGTACATGGAGTTCCTGCCTGTGCCAAGCAGCGACTACGTGGTGTCCCTAGGGGAGGGGGGTACGCCTCTCCTCAAGGCTAAGAGGCTCGGGGAGAGACTCGGGTTAAGGAACCTCTACCTCAAGGATGAGACGAGGAACCCCACCGGGAGCTTCAAGGATAGGGCGATGAGCGTCTCGGTATCGATGGCCGTTTACTTTGGATTCAAGCGAGCTGTGATAGCGAGCAGCGGTAATGCTGCTGCATCCCTTGCAGCCTACGGTGCCAGGGCAGGCATAGAGGTGTACGCCTTCGTCCCAGACTTCGCCGGCTACGGTAAGATAGCGCAGCTACTCTACTATGGTGCAAAGGTATTCAAGGTTAGATGGGTTGAATCAGAGGATCCAACGGTTAAAATGATGAGGATCCTCTACGAGAAACACGGGTTCTACCCGAGCCCCAGCTTCGGCGTCTTCAACCCCTACCAGGTTGAGGGGCCGAAAACCATCTCCATGGAGGTGAGCGAGCAACTCGGCTGGACTGTGCCGAGCCAGGTGTTCGTGCCCACTGGTGCGGCAAGCCTGCTGACAGGGGTGTTCAACGGGTTCAGGGATTTAAACATGGTTGGATGGGTGGACGGGTACCCGAGGCTCGTAGCAGTCCAACCCGAAGGCAACCACCCGTTTGTAAGAGCGTGGATGGAGAGGGCGGATCCCTTAAGGATAAAGCCGTGGGAGAAGCCGCCTGAAACCATTGCAACAGGCCTCGAGGACACGTACCCGTGGGACGGTGACGCTGGTCTAAGAGCCCTCTATAAGACAGACGGGTACGGTGTAGTCGTGAGCGACAGGGATATTGTTGAAGCAATGAGGATGCTGGCAGGCCTCGAGGGGGTTTTCGCGGAGCCGAGCGGTGCAGCCGGGTTAGCCGGGCTGGTTAAAGCCGTTGAGAACGGGGAGGTAGACAGGGATGAGGTTGTCGTCGTCCTCGTCACAGGGCATGGGTTAAAGGACCCGGATATCGTGAGGAAGACTGCTCCGGAGCCCCCGTTGATAAACCCTGATGTAGAGGAGTTCAAGAAGGCTGCGCGGGAAGCATACGGCGTCTCCCTCTAG
- a CDS encoding carbohydrate kinase family protein → MGRDIDVVTVGHALVDIRIVVNEFPSVDLESKVLNQSWGAGGSAVNVAIGVSRLGMKSSIIARVGFDSFGRIIVDDLLREGVDISGLRIGFTQTGFTIVAINNKGEIMMYGYKGAAEELQPEDISEYAISRAKWMHIASLRLDTTMKAIEVARKHGLTISWDPGRVLASQGLEKLRDVVSAVDYVMLNEKEAKLMTGVEDYREAAKTIAGDTSASILLKRGSKGVYVLSKEYTGDIPAYSVENVIDTTGAGDAFASGFITGILRGYSLRKAVQYGNAVAALKIGKLGSHQVPSHDEVVEFIWDREQG, encoded by the coding sequence GTGGGCAGGGACATCGACGTAGTCACAGTAGGGCATGCACTGGTAGACATAAGGATAGTTGTCAACGAGTTCCCCTCAGTGGACTTAGAGAGCAAGGTGTTGAACCAGTCCTGGGGGGCCGGCGGCTCAGCCGTGAACGTCGCCATAGGCGTGAGCAGGCTGGGCATGAAGTCCTCCATAATAGCGAGAGTCGGCTTCGACAGCTTCGGCAGGATAATAGTCGACGACCTGCTCAGGGAGGGAGTCGACATAAGCGGGCTTAGAATAGGGTTCACGCAGACAGGGTTCACGATAGTTGCGATCAACAACAAGGGGGAGATAATGATGTACGGGTACAAGGGGGCTGCTGAAGAGCTGCAGCCGGAGGACATCAGCGAGTACGCTATATCACGTGCTAAATGGATGCATATAGCCAGCCTCAGGCTCGACACCACGATGAAGGCTATAGAGGTGGCGAGGAAGCATGGGTTAACTATTTCATGGGATCCCGGTAGAGTGCTCGCGTCGCAGGGATTGGAGAAGCTGAGGGACGTGGTGTCAGCCGTCGACTACGTCATGCTCAACGAGAAGGAGGCAAAGCTCATGACGGGCGTCGAGGACTACAGGGAGGCAGCTAAAACCATAGCGGGAGACACCAGTGCATCCATTCTCCTGAAGAGGGGGAGTAAAGGAGTCTACGTGCTCTCCAAGGAGTACACGGGTGATATCCCGGCGTACAGTGTTGAAAACGTTATAGACACAACGGGGGCCGGCGACGCCTTCGCCTCAGGCTTCATAACCGGTATACTCCGCGGGTACAGCCTTAGGAAGGCTGTGCAGTACGGTAACGCCGTGGCCGCCTTGAAAATCGGGAAGCTCGGCTCACACCAGGTGCCCTCGCACGATGAAGTAGTGGAGTTCATATGGGATAGGGAGCAGGGCTAG
- the fba gene encoding class I fructose-bisphosphate aldolase — MSYSIAGKHLRLKRILPTGRGVVFAFDHGVEHGPGDFPREYLDPRVIIGKVVEAGVDAVMMLPGAAFITRDLWAGRASLIVKVTSKTNLRPEDGRLLQSVFGHVEDAVALGAEAVAATVYWGSQYEDAMLRQWFEVKRQAERYGYPCLQLSYPRGPAIKNMYDVEVVKYGVRAAIESGADLIKTYYTGSLESFREVVEAAAGIPVLMSGGAVRERFIDFLRDVENVVKAGGRGVVVGRNVFRHRNPAGAMKAVMKVVHEDASPEEAVKYAEQ, encoded by the coding sequence ATGAGCTACAGCATAGCTGGGAAACACCTCAGGCTCAAGAGGATCCTGCCCACTGGTAGAGGCGTTGTCTTCGCATTCGACCACGGGGTTGAACACGGGCCAGGGGACTTCCCCCGTGAATACCTTGATCCAAGGGTGATCATAGGTAAGGTTGTTGAGGCAGGCGTAGATGCAGTCATGATGCTTCCAGGAGCAGCCTTCATAACGAGGGATCTATGGGCTGGGAGAGCCAGCCTGATAGTCAAGGTGACGAGTAAAACCAACCTGAGGCCGGAGGATGGGAGGCTTCTCCAAAGCGTCTTCGGGCACGTTGAGGACGCCGTTGCACTCGGGGCTGAAGCCGTTGCAGCAACCGTCTACTGGGGCAGCCAGTACGAGGATGCAATGCTACGCCAGTGGTTCGAGGTCAAGAGGCAGGCTGAGAGATACGGGTATCCATGCCTACAGCTATCCTACCCGAGGGGGCCCGCGATAAAGAACATGTATGATGTGGAAGTAGTCAAGTACGGTGTGAGAGCCGCTATCGAGAGCGGGGCCGACCTCATTAAAACATACTACACGGGTAGCCTCGAATCCTTCAGGGAGGTTGTTGAGGCAGCCGCTGGAATACCAGTGTTGATGAGCGGCGGCGCGGTGAGGGAGAGGTTCATAGACTTCCTGAGGGATGTTGAAAACGTTGTCAAAGCCGGGGGACGCGGCGTAGTCGTCGGTAGAAACGTGTTTAGACACAGGAACCCTGCTGGAGCCATGAAGGCTGTGATGAAGGTTGTCCACGAGGATGCCTCACCAGAGGAAGCCGTGAAGTACGCGGAGCAGTAG
- a CDS encoding COG2426 family protein, translating into MDSWTLLWAMILAFAPISEVRGAIPYLLIATSGDAVGAVYGLLLSVAANMAVPFAAFPILDVLDALAAKPWMPSVVKRLYGFLRGLGERKALGVRRGSYIALMVFVAVPLPATGAWTGSLVAYVLGLDRRKSILAIDAGVAAASLIVFAAAYLGIGLLKTLFML; encoded by the coding sequence ATGGATTCGTGGACACTGCTCTGGGCTATGATACTCGCGTTCGCACCGATCAGCGAGGTGAGAGGAGCCATCCCCTACCTGCTCATCGCAACCAGCGGTGACGCTGTGGGAGCGGTATACGGCCTCCTGCTCTCCGTAGCAGCAAACATGGCTGTCCCCTTTGCAGCCTTCCCGATCCTCGACGTCCTCGACGCGCTGGCTGCGAAGCCATGGATGCCCTCCGTGGTTAAGAGGCTCTACGGGTTCCTGAGGGGGCTCGGTGAGAGGAAGGCGCTGGGGGTTAGGAGGGGCTCCTACATTGCTTTAATGGTGTTCGTGGCTGTACCCCTCCCCGCTACAGGTGCGTGGACAGGGAGCCTTGTCGCATATGTCCTAGGCCTCGACAGGAGGAAGTCTATTCTCGCAATAGACGCCGGTGTCGCAGCCGCCTCCCTGATAGTCTTCGCCGCAGCCTACCTGGGTATCGGCCTCTTGAAAACCTTGTTCATGCTTTAA
- a CDS encoding BMP family ABC transporter substrate-binding protein — protein MKTGILVAILVVLVIVSGAVGFLAGQSMAPAAVQKAYTPPETVKAAWIYVGPIGDAGWTYMHDIGRKYVEKLYGEWLQTTYVESVSEDQLLGTIDRLVSQGYNVIFTTSFEFMDKTIEAGKKYPNVMFFHCSGYKRAPNVGTYFADLYQVYYLNGLMAGALTKTGQIGYVAAYLIPEVVRHINAFAIGAKEVGDALGKNITVHVIEIGAWYDPTKAGQAADTLKTQYKVDVLAFTEDSTKIVEYGEANGVYVFSHYGPMLRYGPNYVVSGQIVRWEIIYADILAKIKAGIYRPDNLDKVDYWYLLSSGAVDLGADIADDGSIVMINPKYIDTLKSIQVTDKLTGEKLSVYDLVMRRYWQMKAAFTVVPLEETAATHKYENISSISMEWGGKIGTKPYPIAPVFDPFRGPFTAYCLNPPDKAVSTYCAGKPQGTQVSFPAGYMAGHDDLWNMDYFVTWVVKH, from the coding sequence ATGAAGACGGGAATCCTCGTCGCAATACTCGTAGTCCTAGTAATAGTGTCGGGTGCAGTGGGATTCCTCGCAGGCCAGTCAATGGCGCCGGCAGCCGTTCAGAAAGCATACACGCCGCCGGAGACAGTGAAGGCAGCATGGATCTACGTGGGCCCCATAGGTGACGCAGGCTGGACATACATGCATGATATAGGCAGGAAGTACGTTGAGAAGCTGTACGGGGAGTGGCTTCAAACCACCTACGTGGAGTCTGTCAGCGAGGATCAATTGCTCGGCACCATAGATAGACTGGTGTCCCAGGGCTACAACGTGATCTTCACCACCTCCTTCGAGTTCATGGATAAGACGATTGAGGCGGGCAAAAAGTACCCGAACGTCATGTTCTTCCACTGCTCCGGCTATAAGAGGGCGCCAAACGTCGGCACATACTTCGCCGACCTCTACCAGGTGTACTACTTGAACGGGCTGATGGCCGGAGCCCTCACTAAGACAGGGCAGATAGGCTATGTGGCAGCATACCTGATACCCGAGGTAGTGAGGCACATAAACGCGTTCGCCATAGGCGCCAAGGAGGTCGGCGACGCGCTCGGCAAGAACATAACGGTCCACGTGATAGAGATAGGTGCATGGTATGATCCGACGAAGGCTGGGCAGGCAGCCGACACATTGAAGACGCAGTACAAGGTGGATGTCTTAGCGTTCACAGAGGACTCGACGAAGATCGTGGAGTACGGTGAGGCCAACGGGGTCTACGTCTTCAGCCACTACGGTCCAATGCTAAGGTACGGGCCCAACTACGTTGTAAGCGGGCAGATAGTTAGATGGGAGATAATATACGCTGACATACTCGCCAAGATAAAGGCCGGGATCTATAGGCCGGACAACCTTGACAAAGTCGACTACTGGTACCTCTTGAGCTCCGGTGCCGTCGACCTAGGCGCCGACATAGCTGACGACGGTAGCATAGTGATGATCAACCCGAAGTACATTGACACCTTGAAGAGCATACAGGTAACAGATAAGCTGACCGGTGAAAAACTCAGCGTGTACGACCTAGTCATGAGGAGATACTGGCAGATGAAGGCAGCCTTCACAGTGGTACCCCTCGAGGAGACAGCGGCAACCCACAAGTATGAGAACATCTCCAGTATAAGCATGGAGTGGGGCGGTAAGATAGGGACCAAGCCCTACCCGATAGCACCAGTGTTCGACCCGTTCAGGGGGCCGTTCACAGCCTACTGCCTCAACCCGCCGGATAAAGCTGTCTCAACATACTGCGCCGGCAAACCACAGGGTACACAGGTATCGTTCCCAGCTGGATACATGGCGGGACACGACGACCTATGGAACATGGACTACTTCGTGACATGGGTGGTTAAACACTAG
- a CDS encoding ATP-binding cassette domain-containing protein, protein MGSEKPLVSVRNISKSFPGGIVALDKVSFDVYRGEIVALLGENGAGKSTIVKILYGIYFPDEGEVYVDSRKAVFYNPLDAIRSGIVMVSQIPQLIDRLTVRENLAIGLRLLGLSGLSSTSRIDEKARKVSEEIGMRIDLNAKTWRLTYTQKQMVEILRAFLLNAKLVMLDEALTYLPLEERRRFYVILEAFKKNGGSSLVITHKITEALEIADRIIVLRRGRLSGVLSREEASIEKVRELMFGEEAGKITYERLPSSPPLDQQCITVEDLVVVDEYGRRVVDGARISVRKGEVVGIAGVAGRRSSSKPL, encoded by the coding sequence GTGGGATCCGAGAAGCCACTGGTATCCGTGAGAAACATATCGAAGTCCTTCCCGGGTGGGATAGTAGCATTGGATAAAGTGAGCTTCGACGTCTACAGGGGCGAGATAGTGGCGTTGCTGGGCGAGAACGGTGCAGGTAAGTCGACTATCGTGAAGATACTGTACGGCATCTACTTCCCGGACGAGGGCGAGGTCTACGTTGACTCGAGGAAAGCAGTGTTCTACAATCCACTTGACGCTATAAGAAGCGGCATCGTAATGGTGTCTCAGATACCGCAGCTCATAGACAGGTTGACTGTGAGGGAGAACCTTGCAATAGGCTTAAGGCTCCTCGGCCTCAGCGGGCTGTCTAGTACTTCAAGGATAGATGAGAAAGCCAGAAAGGTCAGCGAGGAGATCGGTATGAGAATAGACCTCAACGCTAAGACATGGAGGCTCACGTACACGCAGAAGCAGATGGTTGAGATACTCAGAGCGTTCCTGCTTAACGCTAAGCTGGTGATGCTCGATGAGGCTTTAACATACCTTCCGCTCGAGGAGAGACGCAGGTTCTACGTGATCCTCGAGGCCTTCAAGAAGAACGGGGGCTCCAGCCTAGTGATAACGCATAAGATCACTGAGGCACTGGAGATAGCTGACAGGATAATAGTGTTGAGGAGGGGGAGGCTTTCAGGCGTGTTGAGCCGTGAGGAGGCAAGCATTGAGAAGGTGAGGGAGCTAATGTTCGGTGAGGAAGCCGGCAAGATAACGTATGAGAGGCTGCCGTCCAGCCCCCCTCTCGACCAGCAGTGTATCACGGTGGAGGACCTGGTAGTGGTCGACGAGTACGGTAGAAGGGTTGTCGACGGTGCAAGGATATCCGTGAGGAAAGGCGAGGTAGTCGGCATAGCGGGTGTAGCGGGCAGAAGGAGCTCCTCCAAGCCGTTGTAG
- a CDS encoding ribose ABC transporter ATP-binding protein has translation MRRLGVGYIPDIPLRHGVSSDNTILENMAALFQRDKMLIEWEKARELTVEIMKRYQVLARNEETPVKVLSGGNIMKVIVGRELEYSRSALVAYNPTRALDEVTAVTVRRVIKAKAINEKIGVLFASEDLDEVFQLSDTIYVMNSGRVYGPFNAETARREEIEHLMVM, from the coding sequence GTGAGGAGGCTGGGCGTAGGCTACATCCCTGACATACCGCTTAGACACGGGGTTTCATCAGACAACACGATACTGGAGAACATGGCGGCGCTCTTCCAGAGGGATAAGATGCTGATAGAGTGGGAGAAGGCCCGTGAGCTAACGGTTGAGATAATGAAGAGGTATCAGGTCCTTGCAAGGAACGAGGAGACACCGGTTAAAGTCCTCTCAGGAGGCAACATCATGAAGGTGATTGTCGGCAGGGAGCTGGAGTACAGTAGGAGCGCGCTGGTGGCGTATAACCCGACGAGGGCGCTCGACGAGGTGACCGCTGTAACGGTTCGAAGGGTGATCAAGGCTAAGGCCATTAATGAGAAGATAGGCGTGTTATTCGCCAGCGAGGACCTCGACGAGGTCTTCCAGCTAAGCGACACAATATACGTGATGAACTCTGGGAGAGTCTACGGGCCCTTCAACGCCGAGACAGCTAGAAGGGAGGAGATAGAGCACCTCATGGTGATGTAG